Proteins found in one Aspergillus puulaauensis MK2 DNA, chromosome 8, nearly complete sequence genomic segment:
- the srgA gene encoding Rab family GTPase srgA (COG:U;~EggNog:ENOG410PFGW;~InterPro:IPR005225,IPR001806,IPR027417;~PFAM:PF00025,PF08477,PF00071;~go_function: GO:0003924 - GTPase activity [Evidence IEA];~go_function: GO:0005525 - GTP binding [Evidence IEA]) codes for MAGTRNYDFLIKLLLIGDSGVGKSCCLLRFSEDSFTPSFITTIGIDFKIRTIELDGKRVKLQIWDTAGQERFRTITTAYYRGAMGILLVYDVTDERSFQNIRTWFSNVEQHASEGVHKILIGNKCDWEEKRAVTTEQGQQLADELGIPFLEVSAKNNINIENAFYNLASDIKKGMDTSKSEQTGPQGVSIDNQSSALSSNSGGKCC; via the exons ATGGCCGGCACTAGAAACTATGACTTCCTG ATCAAATTACTACTGATCGGGGACTCTGGAGTTGGAAAATCGTGTTGCCTTCTGCGTTTCAGCGAGGATTCATTCACGCCGTCGTTCATCACTACTATCGGTATTGACTTCAAAATTCGCACCATTGAACTAGATGGAAAACGGGTAAAACTCCAAATATGGGATACGGCCGGGCAGGAGCGCTTCAGAACAATCACAACAGCTTACTACAGAGGAGCAATGGGAATCCTCCTTGTCTATGATGTCACCGATGAACGTTCATTCCAGA ACATCCGTACATGGTTCTCAAATGTCGAGCAACATGCTAGTGAGGGTGTGCATAAGATTCTTATTGGAAATAAATGCGACTGGGAAGAGAAACGGGCCGTGACAACGGAGCAGGGCCAGCAGCTTGCGGACGAATTGGGGATACCTTTCCTTGAGGTCTcagccaagaacaacatcaacatcgaGAACGCATTTTACAACCTTGCATCCGACATCAAAAAGGGAATGGATACTTCAAAATCCGAACAAACTGGCCCACAAGGTGTTAGCATAGACAACCAAAGCTCGGCTTTGAGCAGCAACAGTGGTGGAAAATGCTGCTGA
- the NCA2 gene encoding NCA2 family protein (BUSCO:EOG09260VCG;~COG:S;~EggNog:ENOG410PGGZ;~InterPro:IPR013946;~PFAM:PF08637;~TransMembrane:1 (o560-582i)) yields the protein MPHGILVYFDGTSQQYLADLLHIQPLWTETMSAFQSKFSSLEAQLGEFHQRIDDSLDTRDPNGRNNYPIEHFNALRNIIFQLSVDSKNNGTLQSDNIVKVISKSCDCLRASLDVTSESDVLSCQLLNLSWLVSAKASIQTLAAALKVFSDNVHLLNEEVQYWEDVLESKWGLGLFTLQTFPLKIWRRNMEPGRNDNRSVASKHVAEHIATEAGPSSSLWFQFYDSAQRCTSSRLRSFQVGLFSSLNESKLEIQRKKRTLKAMRDFNASSVGLLIEECLSFGEGIQKAGSIDGFTGDSTDGSINSDLSQSVRTSVGILKSLLQAGNEDRMCEHANKLFGVGDEPSGWKNYNAGINIDAQAILHELIYILTDLLPMYKQVSTRCVVELGRPSAAVRYWLPISFALVSITTSLKIASDVGPVLVESISNFGATTLDFWRNWVVSPTWKLIRTIRHDEKSDIALMSKSSLEADRASLERMVVDFVLDRGEHSNPAEPTDFIADKVREGDLTPVLRAYEKDLRSPFVGTIRGDLVRALLIQIQKTKVDVEVAMSGIDALLKSQELVFGFVGLTPGLLISYASIRWLFGFLGSRRGFRLGRKQDDLRYALRKLHRILSTSSPTAGGRLRYRDHGLLLCNVETLLSKAQVMLKGANLRAFKEDTSDLINENRSHRQLQVVERMAWTYSKWT from the exons ATGCCACATGggattctagtatattttgATGGAACAAGTCAACAATATCTAGCAGATTTACTCCATATACAGCCCCTCTGGACGGAGACAATGTCAGCCTTTCAAAG TAAATTCTCCAGTCTTGAGGCGCAACTAGGAGAATTCCACCAGCGAATCGATGACAGTCTCGACACCCGTGACCCCAATGGGCGAAATAACTATCCTATTGAGCACTTCAATGCACTCAGAAACATCATTTTCCAGCTCTCCGTCGACTCGAAAAACAACGGTACCCTACAGAGCGATAACATCGTGAAGGTGATCTCCAAGTCTTGCGACTGTCTTCGCGCATCCCTGGATGTAACCTCGGAATCGGATGTCTTGAGCTGTCAGCTGTTGAACCTCTCGTGGCTAGTGAGCGCGAAAGCGTCCATACAGACACTTGCTGCGGCATTAAAGGTTTTTTCTGATAACGTTCACCTTCTCAACGAAGAAGTACAATACTGGGAGGACGTTTTAGAGTCTAAGTGGGGCTTAGGTCTTTTCACCCTCCAGACATTCCCTCTTAAGATATGGCGAAGAAACATGGAACCTGGACGCAATGACAACAGAAGTGTAGCCTCCAAGCATGTCGCGGAGCATATTGCTACTGAGGCAGGACCTAGCTCCAGTTTATGGTTTCAGTTCTATGACTCGGCCCAACGATGCACTTCTTCACGACTTCGATCCTTCCAAGTTGGGTTATTTTCGTCTTTAAATGAATCGAAGTTAGAGATACAACGGAAAAAGAGGACATTAAAAGCAATGAGAGACTTTAACGCAAGCTCGGTCGGGCTTCTTATCGAAGAGTGTCTATCATTCGGAGAGGGTATTCAGAAAGCTGGTAGTATCGATGGATTTACGGGCGACTCTACGGACGGCTCTATCAATAGCGATTTGTCCCAGTCAGTGCGGACCAGTGTCGGTATTTTGAAATCTCTTCTGCAGGCTGGGAACGAGGATAGAATGTGCGAACATGCGAATAAACTTTTTGGGGTTGGTGACGAGCCATCTGGCTGGAAAAACTACAACGCTGGAATCAACATCGATGCACAAGCCATCCTTCATGAACTAATCTACATTCTTACGGATCTTCTTCCTATGTATAAGCAAGTCTCAACACGGTGTGTCGTTGAACTTGGACGCCCGTCAGCCGCAGTCCGGTATTGGCTGCCAATATCGTTCGCACTGGTTTCAATCACTACGTCGTTGAAAATCGCGAGCGACGTCGGCCCTGTTTTGGTTGAATCGATTTCGAACTTTGGGGCCACCACACTTGACTTCTGGAGGAACTGGGTTGTGAGCCCGACATGGAAACTTATTCGGACCATACGACATGATGAAAAGAGCGATATCGCTTTGATGAGCAAGAGCAGTTTGGAAGCGGATCGAGCAAGTCTTGAAAGAATGGTGGTTGATTTTGTACTTGATCGTGGTGAGCACAGCAACCCTGCTGAGCCAACAGATTTTATTGCGGACAAAGTCAGGGAAGGAGACTTGACGCCAGTGCTGAGAGCCTACGAGAAGGACTTGCGGAGTCCTTTTGTGGGCACTATTCGGGGGGATCTAGTCCGCGCTCTCTTGATTCAGATCCAGAAAACTAAAGTAGATGTTGAGGTAGCTATGAGTGGCATCGACGCCTTACTCAAAAGCCAGGAGCTTGTTTTCGG CTTTGTTGGCCTGACCCCCGGACTACTTATATCGTATGCTTCAATACGTTGGCTTTTTGGATTTCTTGGAAGTCGGAGAGGCTTCAGATTAGGCAGAAAGCAGGACGACTTACGATATGCTTTGCG GAAACTCCATCGAATACTTTCAACGTCTAGTCCCACGGCAGGCGGGCGTCTCAGGTATAGAGACCACGGCTTGCTACTATGCAATGTTGAAACTCTCCTTAGTAAAGCCCAGGTTATGCTTAAAGGAGCGAATCTTCGTGCATTCAAGGAGGACACTAGTGACCTGATTAATGAGAATCGAAGCCACAGACAGCTCCAGGTAGTTGAAAGGATGGCTTGGACCTACTCGAAGTGGACTTAG
- the ERG25_3 gene encoding sterol desaturase family protein (COG:I;~EggNog:ENOG410PGFD;~InterPro:IPR006694;~PFAM:PF04116;~go_function: GO:0005506 - iron ion binding [Evidence IEA];~go_function: GO:0016491 - oxidoreductase activity [Evidence IEA];~go_process: GO:0008610 - lipid biosynthetic process [Evidence IEA];~go_process: GO:0055114 - oxidation-reduction process [Evidence IEA]): MDSMNSTFSTTTPGTYWDYYNNIAGHSSQLNVAERLWAAWYAWMQNDVLATGIMSFVMHELVYFGRSLPWILIDTLGFFKNYKIQSSKIPSLREQWDCAKFVLLSHFTVELPQIWLFHPMAQFFGLSTSVPFPSIWTMAYQIAIFFVMEDTWHYFSHRALHWGPLYKAIHKIHHQYSAPFGMAAEYASPIEVMILGFGTVGCPILWCAATGDLHIFTMYVWIVLRLFQAIDSHSGYEFPWSLHHFLPFWAGADHHDLHHEKFVGNYSSSFRWWDYVLNTEYSPEAIKRRREHRAGNIPKKVQ, from the exons ATGGATTCCAT GAATTCGACTTTTTCGACAACCACCCCGGGAACCTACTGGgattactataataatatcgCCGGGCATAGTTCTCAACTGAATGTTGCCGAGCGCCTTTGGGCTGCTTGGTACGCCTGGATGCAAAACGATGTCCTAGCGACCGGTATCATGTCCTTCGTCATGCACGAACTGGTCTATTTTGGGCGGTCTCTACCTTGGATCCTGATTGATACGCTTGGGTTCTTCAAGAACTACAAAATCCAAAGC AGCAAGATTCCCTCTTTACGGGAACAGTGGGACTGTGCCAAATTCGTCCTTCTGAGCCATTTCACGGTGGAATTGCCGCAAATTTG GCTGTTCCATCCAATGGCCCAATTCTTCGGCCTTTCTACGTCTGTTCCATTCCCTTCAATCTGGACCATGGCATACCAGATCGCGATCTTTTTCGTCATGGAAGACACATGGCATTATTTCTCTCACCGTGCTCTGCACTGGGGTCCGCTTTATAAGGCTATTCACAAGATCCATCATCAGTATTCTGCTCCGTTCGGTATGGCCGCCGAGTATGCATCACCCATTGAAGTCATGATTCTTGGATTCGGTACAGTCGGGTGCCCAATCCTGTGGTGCGCAGCCACCGGGGATCTGCACATCTTCACGATGTACGTTTGGATTGTACTTCGACTATTCCAGGCAATCGATTCACACAGTGGATATGAATTTCCATGGAGTCTGCACCATTTCCTACCCTTTTGGGCTGGTGCGGATCATCATGATCTCCATCACGAAAAGTTTGTTGGGAACTACTCGAGTAGCTTCAGGTGGTGGGACTACGTCTTGAACACGGAATATAGCCCGGAGGCTATCAAGCGTAGAAGGGAGCACAGGGCAGGAAACATCCCAAAGAAGGTACAATAA